In Asanoa sp. WMMD1127, one genomic interval encodes:
- a CDS encoding trypsin-like peptidase domain-containing protein — translation MSGLGTTPRGPGFVSPQLEPGVPTDPPASAGPAGGSGRGRWLVAGLATIGVSVAGGALAGGWAGDRAAGDPAPAAAGPPPATAAPAPTGGVPGDLVGAAATALPGVVSVRAGAAGGSGFVIDAQGHVITNNHVVAGATNVSVVGGDGRRRPAEVVGRDPGSDIAVLRVASAEGLRPLAFAAGSPRVGEPVLAVGSPLGLSGTVTAGIVSALDRQVRLGAGVRRAAIQTDASINPGNSGGPLVNARGEVVGVNTAIATLEGGGNIGIGFAIPVERARSAAQQIISSGG, via the coding sequence ATGAGCGGCCTCGGCACCACCCCACGCGGCCCCGGGTTCGTATCCCCCCAACTCGAGCCCGGGGTCCCCACGGACCCTCCCGCCTCCGCCGGACCGGCGGGAGGGTCCGGCCGGGGACGCTGGCTGGTCGCGGGCCTGGCCACGATCGGCGTCTCCGTCGCCGGCGGCGCCCTGGCCGGCGGCTGGGCCGGTGACCGCGCCGCGGGCGACCCCGCGCCCGCGGCCGCCGGCCCGCCGCCCGCGACCGCCGCGCCCGCGCCGACCGGCGGCGTGCCGGGCGACCTGGTCGGCGCGGCGGCGACCGCGCTGCCCGGCGTCGTCTCGGTGCGGGCCGGCGCGGCCGGCGGCTCCGGCTTCGTCATCGACGCGCAGGGCCACGTCATCACCAACAACCACGTCGTCGCGGGCGCCACCAACGTGTCGGTGGTCGGCGGCGACGGGCGGCGGCGGCCGGCGGAGGTGGTCGGCCGCGACCCGGGCAGCGACATCGCGGTGCTGCGGGTCGCGTCGGCGGAGGGCTTGCGGCCCTTGGCGTTCGCGGCCGGCTCACCCCGAGTCGGCGAGCCGGTGCTGGCCGTCGGCTCGCCGCTCGGGCTCTCGGGCACGGTCACCGCGGGCATCGTCAGCGCGCTGGACCGCCAGGTGCGGCTCGGCGCGGGGGTGCGGCGCGCGGCGATCCAGACCGACGCGTCGATCAACCCGGGCAACTCGGGTGGCCCGCTGGTCAACGCCCGCGGCGAGGTGGTCGGCGTGAACACGGCGATCGCCACACTGGAGGGTGGCGGCAACATCGGCATCGGCTTCGCAATCCCGGTCGAGCGGGCCCGCTCCGCCGCACAGCAGATCATCAGCAGCGGTGGATAG
- a CDS encoding response regulator transcription factor produces MRLLVVEDEEDLATAVRLGLTRAGYAVDVAMDAGQAYDRLSYTAYDLMLLDVNLPDADGFAMCRAIRRGEVAVEGGSDLRVLMLTARGALRDRVRGLDEGADDYLVKPFALAELLARVRALLRRDTGGPHAVLTVGPLTLDAARHEASRDGSPLALTNKEFGVLEYLMTRPGHVVPAEELLEHVWDENADPFTETVRVTVGTLRRKLGGAAIETVVGRGYRLREAP; encoded by the coding sequence ATGCGGCTGCTCGTGGTGGAAGACGAGGAGGACCTGGCGACGGCGGTGCGGCTCGGCCTGACCCGGGCCGGCTACGCGGTCGACGTCGCCATGGATGCCGGTCAGGCCTATGACCGGCTCTCCTACACGGCGTACGACCTGATGCTGCTCGACGTCAACCTGCCCGACGCCGACGGCTTCGCGATGTGCCGCGCGATCCGCCGCGGCGAGGTGGCCGTCGAGGGCGGAAGCGACCTGCGGGTGCTGATGCTGACCGCGCGCGGCGCCCTGCGCGACCGGGTCCGCGGGCTCGACGAGGGCGCCGACGACTACCTGGTCAAGCCGTTCGCGCTGGCCGAGCTGCTGGCCCGGGTGCGGGCGCTGCTGCGGCGCGACACCGGCGGCCCGCACGCGGTGCTCACCGTCGGGCCGCTGACCCTCGACGCGGCCCGGCACGAGGCCAGTCGCGACGGCTCGCCGCTCGCCCTGACCAACAAGGAGTTCGGCGTCCTGGAATATCTGATGACCCGGCCGGGGCACGTCGTGCCGGCCGAGGAGCTGCTCGAGCACGTCTGGGACGAGAACGCCGACCCGTTCACCGAGACCGTCCGGGTCACCGTCGGCACGCTGCGGCGCAAGCTCGGCGGCGCGGCGATCGAGACGGTGGTCGGGCGCGGCTACCGGCTGCGGGAGGCGCCGTGA
- a CDS encoding HAMP domain-containing sensor histidine kinase → MRRLTQSIRFRLTVLYSALLFALAATALGVTYLAVERATDPKPVTQQYRASVVKHGVTIDTLEVAEVDQIESAVNFGTLQTLRTYSLFALGGLLVASLGIGWVLSGRALRPVGAIARTTREIQATDLSRRIRLGGAKDELRDLADTIDSMLDRLDDAFRNQRELIDDASHELRSPLAVIRANLDASLVDAPEATADERARAVTVIDRAATRMSRLVEDLLATARRDAGGLADTDVDLGAVAREAGEEYAAVAAASQVFLAYDVRPGLTYIGDHDALRRAVGNLLSNAVRLSPEGGTVTVAAGTAPGWRWIAVADHGPGIAAGDQARVFDRFWRAPGADGGRDRRTGLGLAIVRQIVESHGGQVALHSTPGRGSTFVLWLPLPTAEGPPPAEPPV, encoded by the coding sequence GTGAGACGGCTGACGCAGTCGATCCGGTTCCGCCTGACGGTGCTCTATTCGGCGCTGCTGTTCGCCCTCGCCGCGACCGCGCTCGGCGTCACCTATCTCGCGGTCGAGCGGGCCACCGACCCCAAGCCGGTCACCCAGCAATATCGCGCGTCCGTCGTCAAGCACGGCGTCACCATCGACACGCTGGAGGTGGCCGAGGTCGACCAGATCGAGTCGGCGGTCAACTTCGGCACCCTGCAGACGCTGCGCACCTATTCGCTGTTCGCGCTCGGCGGCCTGCTGGTCGCCAGCCTCGGCATCGGCTGGGTGCTCTCCGGTCGCGCGTTGCGCCCCGTCGGGGCGATCGCCCGCACCACGCGGGAGATCCAGGCGACCGACCTGTCGCGGCGGATCCGGCTCGGCGGCGCGAAGGACGAGCTGCGCGACCTGGCCGACACCATCGACTCCATGTTGGACAGACTCGACGACGCGTTCCGCAACCAGCGCGAGCTGATCGACGACGCCTCGCACGAGCTGCGCAGCCCGCTCGCGGTGATCCGGGCCAACCTCGACGCCTCGCTGGTCGACGCGCCGGAGGCCACCGCGGACGAGCGGGCCCGGGCGGTGACCGTCATCGACCGGGCCGCGACGCGGATGTCGCGCCTCGTCGAGGACCTGCTCGCCACCGCCCGCCGGGACGCGGGCGGACTGGCGGACACCGACGTCGACCTGGGCGCCGTGGCCCGCGAGGCGGGGGAGGAGTACGCCGCGGTGGCCGCCGCCAGCCAGGTGTTCCTGGCCTACGACGTGCGGCCGGGACTGACCTACATCGGCGACCACGACGCGCTGCGGCGGGCCGTCGGCAACCTGCTGTCCAACGCGGTCCGCCTCTCGCCCGAGGGCGGCACGGTCACCGTCGCGGCCGGCACCGCACCCGGCTGGCGGTGGATCGCCGTCGCCGACCACGGTCCCGGGATCGCGGCCGGCGACCAGGCGCGGGTCTTCGACCGGTTCTGGCGGGCGCCGGGCGCCGACGGCGGGCGGGACCGACGCACCGGCCTGGGCCTCGCCATCGTCCGCCAGATCGTGGAGTCCCACGGCGGCCAGGTTGCCCTGCACTCGACGCCGGGGCGGGGCAGCACGTTCGTGCTGTGGCTGCCCCTGCCCACCGCCGAAGGCCCGCCACCGGCGGAGCCGCCCGTTTAG